Part of the Tolypothrix sp. PCC 7910 genome, TCCAGAGAATTTCTAACCTGGCATCGCCTCGAGAAGGGTGTCCTTCGCTATAGTCGTGCTTCGATGCCCGAAAGAAAAGTACCGAATACACCATCATCCCCACCAGCCCAAGTAGTATAAAAGCTCCAATTGAAACTAAGAAGCTAAACAAATCATCTACTTTTTGTGCTTCGGCGGTGGCTTCCGCAGGCATCCACGAATAAGCTTGCTGTCCAATCCAATGGCTAATAACGAGTAGCACTGCGATATAAGCAGCTATTAGTAAATATTCCAAAAATTTAAACATAGAATCAAAATGCTTCTCGTTTGATTATTTGGGCAATAAATCAATATTTGTGCCCTGTTGGAGTAATTGTGCAGCAGTCACGTGAATGCCAAACTCTTCTCCCAATTGTGCCCCCAATGTTCCGTGAACATATAAAATGCCGAGGATGACAATCCCTAGTAACAAGTAACTCCACTGCACCTGCCTTGGTAAATCTTTGCGCCAACGGTATCGTTGTAAGCCTCGCCACACAGCCATTCCTACCATAGTTGCCAATAACAACACGCCACCTAAACCATGCAACAGCATTGTCAAAGGCGCACTCAACCCCCAAGCACTCTTTTCGTTAACTGGTGGGTTTGCTAGCAGTAGCTCAAAAAATCCCGCCGCTACGGTGAAAAAAGTCACAGTCGCCGCCGCTATGAGATTGTACCAACCGACATCGAATAGACCCGCACGGATCGCAGGAAGACCTAAAAATTTAAAAATCGGTTTTTCTAGGGGAAAAAGTGTGGCTGCTATATCAAAGAGGATGGCAATAATGAATAAACCCAATGTTATGTGCACTAGTTGGGGATGTATGGGAATTTTGTAGGGGAGTCCGTTAGCAGTTAGTTTTAATCCCAACTGATCGATAAGCTGCGAGTTCATCCCGAAACTCCCCGCTTCATTGCTTCCACAACCGGCTCTACATGAAAGCCATATACCCAGAAAAGTTTGCTTCCCAGATACACTTGCAAGAACATCAGACAAATCAAAAATGTTGCCGCACCGAGATAAGTGGGTGGAATTTTCTGGGGGTTACGGTTGCGAATCACCAACCGCCAAGCAGCGATCGCCACTACAATTGCCGCTAACGACCAACCCATGATTGTATGAAAATTCAGCGTTGGCTGTGCAGCTGCGTAAATATTGGCTAAACCCGCTTCAAACTGACCAAAGATGACCGCGATAAAAATAGCGATCGCAGCCACAAACATATTCCAGAAACTCACCTCCAACAAACGCACGTTGCGGGTGAAATAGCCCACAACATCGCAAAAGAAGGAGAAAAACACCATCGCAATCACAAAGTGAACAATGATGGGGTGTAGAGGGTCGGGGTACGGTAGATTCTGACTATTGAGAGGTAAGGCAGACATCACTTTTTCCTTAGCATATCCAGCGCTGTGATTACTGAAAGTTAGTAAACAAGTGCTTGAGCAAAATTAAAGTTCCAGGTGAAGGCAAAGGAATAGAGGATGTGTAATTAATATTATTTACTTAATTACTCAATTCAGTATTGCTATTTAAAATTTTTAAATTATGCAATACTGCCAAAAATATATTATTACTA contains:
- a CDS encoding DUF2231 domain-containing protein produces the protein MNSQLIDQLGLKLTANGLPYKIPIHPQLVHITLGLFIIAILFDIAATLFPLEKPIFKFLGLPAIRAGLFDVGWYNLIAAATVTFFTVAAGFFELLLANPPVNEKSAWGLSAPLTMLLHGLGGVLLLATMVGMAVWRGLQRYRWRKDLPRQVQWSYLLLGIVILGILYVHGTLGAQLGEEFGIHVTAAQLLQQGTNIDLLPK
- a CDS encoding DUF2231 domain-containing protein, with amino-acid sequence MSALPLNSQNLPYPDPLHPIIVHFVIAMVFFSFFCDVVGYFTRNVRLLEVSFWNMFVAAIAIFIAVIFGQFEAGLANIYAAAQPTLNFHTIMGWSLAAIVVAIAAWRLVIRNRNPQKIPPTYLGAATFLICLMFLQVYLGSKLFWVYGFHVEPVVEAMKRGVSG